A single region of the Deinococcus aestuarii genome encodes:
- a CDS encoding AAA family ATPase, giving the protein MSSDMTAVNVTEDLQKLLAFLPRGVQAILKDDLPRVEEIKLRAQRPVWVLVDGQYRKYPHTVSLEDLAFLGAKCGTFRDDNRRGIDGTGHRITRVMMADGTAEGSPIGYTFRVGRYFEGMAEPLRPFIVENPSLLIIGEAGVGKTTILRGTAKIAAEYQPMQTVIVDTSGDVAGDGKVPHPGIGDVDVMPVRSKAMQAALIEEAVKNQNVRVLIVDEINRLSEAEFIANGQRNGARLMGTTHGRDVKRVSENQNLAPLFHPEPVFYWIALIRERGVLEMMRATEAMQIIAEGRQPEGTIVRLGKGI; this is encoded by the coding sequence GTGAGCAGTGACATGACGGCGGTGAACGTCACGGAGGACCTGCAAAAGCTCCTGGCGTTCCTGCCCCGGGGGGTACAGGCCATCCTCAAGGACGACCTGCCCCGCGTCGAGGAGATCAAGCTGCGCGCCCAGCGCCCGGTGTGGGTGTTGGTGGACGGGCAGTACCGCAAGTACCCGCACACGGTCTCCCTGGAGGACCTGGCCTTCCTGGGGGCCAAGTGCGGCACCTTCCGGGACGACAACCGGCGCGGGATTGACGGCACCGGCCACCGCATCACGCGCGTGATGATGGCCGACGGCACCGCCGAGGGCTCCCCCATCGGGTACACCTTCCGTGTGGGCCGCTACTTCGAGGGCATGGCGGAGCCGCTGCGGCCCTTCATCGTGGAGAACCCCAGCCTCCTGATCATCGGCGAGGCCGGGGTGGGAAAGACGACCATCCTGCGCGGCACCGCGAAGATCGCTGCCGAGTACCAGCCCATGCAGACGGTCATCGTGGACACGTCCGGCGACGTGGCGGGCGACGGGAAGGTGCCGCACCCGGGCATCGGCGACGTGGACGTGATGCCCGTGCGGTCGAAGGCCATGCAGGCGGCCCTGATCGAGGAGGCGGTGAAGAACCAGAACGTGCGCGTGCTGATCGTGGACGAGATCAACCGTCTGTCCGAGGCGGAGTTCATCGCCAACGGCCAGCGCAACGGCGCCCGACTGATGGGCACCACCCACGGCCGCGACGTGAAGCGGGTCAGCGAGAACCAGAACCTCGCCCCCCTCTTCCACCCGGAACCCGTGTTCTACTGGATTGCGCTGATCCGTGAGCGCGGTGTACTTGAGATGATGAGGGCCACCGAGGCCATGCAGATCATCGCCGAGGGACGCCAGCCGGAGGGCACCATCGTCCGGTTGGGGAAAGGAATCTGA
- the topA gene encoding type I DNA topoisomerase produces MSTLVIVESPSKAKKIQSYLGSGYVVRASLGHVRDLPSTKAEIPAKYAGEAWARLGVHVEEGFKPLYIVPASKAKVVKELRELAKGADRVLLATDPDREGEAIAWHLARALGLGTDPERMTFHEITKDAIQAAARRTRPIDYALVGAQESRRIIDRLLGYGVSPLLWNSISSGLSAGRVQSAALAALAHREQARMAHVAAPYWRVTATVGEPAFTATVFSVSGKRLATPKDFDPATGQLRTPALVLTPEQAAQLVAFLKARPVTVAAVERTPYSTRPPAPFTTSTLQQEASKGLKFSPKQSMDVAQRLYEGGHITYMRTDSPSLSEEATQAARAVAVAAFGASAVPAAPREYAAKAKNAQEAHEAIRPAGRSFKAPQDTGLSGGELALYDLIYRRTVASQMLDVQGTKTGLTLKAGGVQLGATGRTVTEPGFTRLYQDVPEGEGEDAQALPDVQEGTTLPVQDARAEEKHTPAPGRFTEASLVRALEKVGVGRPSTYASILSTLDARGYTRVVKRQLTVTWLGLLVSAYLSKFFADLVDVQFTAQMEADLDQIAVGALRREAYLTRFWTEGFARVIARAPQQAPSVPVPRVPGAVVTVKAGEVVLSLDGRSAPLPPELSPDELTAEVAGEVLSGTALGPVRRAATREGKVRRTGGSLKKRAGAPRKKKAA; encoded by the coding sequence GTGAGCACGCTCGTGATCGTGGAATCGCCCAGCAAGGCGAAGAAGATTCAGTCCTACCTGGGCAGCGGGTACGTGGTGCGCGCGAGCCTGGGGCACGTGCGGGACCTCCCCTCGACCAAGGCAGAGATCCCCGCGAAGTACGCGGGCGAGGCCTGGGCCCGCCTGGGCGTGCATGTCGAGGAGGGCTTCAAGCCGCTGTACATCGTGCCCGCGAGCAAGGCCAAGGTGGTCAAGGAATTGCGCGAGCTGGCGAAAGGCGCCGACCGCGTGCTCCTGGCCACCGACCCGGACCGCGAGGGGGAGGCCATCGCCTGGCACCTGGCGCGGGCGCTCGGGCTGGGGACGGACCCCGAGCGCATGACCTTCCACGAGATCACGAAGGACGCCATTCAGGCGGCGGCGCGTCGGACCCGGCCCATCGACTACGCCCTGGTGGGCGCGCAGGAATCCCGCCGCATCATTGACCGGCTGCTGGGCTACGGGGTCTCACCCCTGCTGTGGAACAGCATCTCGTCCGGCCTCTCCGCTGGGCGGGTCCAGTCCGCCGCGCTGGCTGCCCTCGCCCACCGCGAGCAGGCCCGCATGGCGCATGTGGCCGCGCCGTACTGGCGCGTGACGGCCACGGTGGGAGAACCGGCCTTCACCGCCACGGTGTTCAGCGTGAGCGGGAAGCGCCTCGCCACGCCCAAGGACTTCGACCCGGCCACCGGCCAGCTCAGAACGCCCGCGCTCGTGCTGACCCCGGAGCAGGCCGCGCAGCTCGTCGCGTTCCTCAAGGCCCGACCGGTGACGGTCGCGGCCGTCGAGCGCACGCCCTACTCGACCCGGCCCCCGGCCCCCTTCACCACCTCGACCCTCCAGCAGGAAGCCTCCAAGGGACTCAAGTTCAGCCCCAAGCAGAGCATGGACGTGGCCCAACGGCTGTACGAGGGCGGCCACATAACGTACATGCGGACGGACAGCCCCTCGCTCAGCGAGGAGGCCACCCAGGCAGCCCGTGCGGTCGCCGTGGCGGCCTTCGGCGCGTCCGCCGTGCCCGCCGCCCCCCGCGAGTACGCCGCGAAGGCCAAAAACGCCCAGGAGGCCCATGAGGCGATCCGCCCGGCGGGGCGCTCGTTCAAGGCACCGCAGGACACCGGCCTCTCGGGGGGTGAGCTGGCGCTGTACGACCTGATCTACCGCCGCACGGTCGCCTCGCAGATGCTCGACGTGCAGGGCACGAAAACGGGCCTGACCCTCAAGGCGGGCGGGGTACAGCTCGGCGCCACGGGTCGCACCGTGACCGAGCCGGGGTTCACGCGGCTGTACCAGGACGTGCCCGAAGGGGAGGGCGAGGACGCCCAAGCCCTTCCCGACGTGCAGGAAGGAACCACGCTGCCCGTGCAGGACGCCCGGGCCGAGGAGAAACACACCCCGGCGCCGGGACGTTTCACCGAGGCCTCGCTGGTGCGCGCACTGGAAAAGGTCGGCGTGGGTCGCCCCTCCACCTACGCCTCGATCCTCAGCACCCTCGACGCACGCGGGTACACGCGGGTGGTGAAGCGCCAGCTCACCGTGACCTGGCTGGGCCTGCTCGTCAGCGCCTACCTCTCGAAGTTTTTTGCGGACCTCGTAGACGTGCAGTTCACCGCACAGATGGAGGCGGACTTGGACCAGATCGCCGTGGGCGCCCTACGGCGTGAGGCGTACCTGACTCGCTTCTGGACCGAAGGCTTCGCCCGGGTCATCGCGCGGGCGCCGCAGCAGGCCCCCAGCGTGCCGGTGCCCCGCGTGCCCGGCGCGGTCGTCACCGTGAAGGCGGGGGAGGTCGTGCTGAGCCTGGACGGCCGTTCCGCTCCCCTGCCGCCCGAGCTGAGCCCGGACGAACTCACGGCGGAGGTGGCCGGTGAAGTCCTCTCCGGGACGGCCCTGGGTCCGGTGCGTCGTGCGGCGACACGTGAGGGCAAGGTTCGCAGAACAGGCGGCAGCCTGAAGAAGCGTGCAGGTGCCCCCCGGAAGAAAAAGGCCGCGTAG
- a CDS encoding nitroreductase family protein produces MNQGNNTAVPDAPTGIEVDSDALRDRARVLVEGILSRRTTNGPFKPDPVSREHQHLLMRVAGAAPSHFNSQPWRFVLIEERGTIDEIARISGHSMRTLMDRGLFFERYRRYFRFSEAEMEATRSGMYFDHLPAPLRPFTRQVFTNTGLSLMRTLGVPARLGEDNRKLVAGSPLLLAVLLDKTEYVPGELSGFYSLFGMGAAMENIWLTVGQLGMGIQFVSTPMEIPEQWREIEALLKVPDDLALMALYRLGYVPETISRPSIDWSSRHRKRLDQYVFREDCTTPEHG; encoded by the coding sequence ATGAATCAAGGCAACAACACGGCTGTTCCTGATGCCCCCACCGGCATTGAAGTGGACAGCGACGCCCTGCGCGACCGGGCGCGTGTGCTGGTCGAGGGCATCCTGTCACGCCGCACCACCAACGGGCCCTTCAAACCTGATCCCGTCAGCCGCGAGCACCAGCACCTGCTGATGCGGGTGGCGGGCGCCGCGCCCAGCCACTTCAACAGCCAGCCGTGGCGCTTCGTACTGATCGAGGAGCGCGGCACCATTGACGAGATCGCGCGCATTTCCGGCCACAGCATGAGGACCCTGATGGACCGGGGCCTCTTCTTCGAGCGGTACAGGCGGTACTTCCGCTTCTCAGAAGCGGAGATGGAGGCGACGCGCTCCGGCATGTACTTCGACCACCTGCCCGCGCCGTTGCGTCCCTTCACGCGCCAAGTGTTCACCAACACGGGTCTGTCTCTGATGCGGACCCTGGGTGTGCCCGCACGTCTCGGCGAAGACAACCGTAAGTTGGTGGCGGGCAGCCCCCTTCTGCTCGCGGTCCTGCTGGACAAGACCGAGTACGTGCCCGGGGAGCTGAGCGGCTTCTACAGCCTGTTCGGCATGGGCGCGGCGATGGAGAACATTTGGCTCACCGTCGGGCAGCTCGGCATGGGCATCCAGTTCGTCAGCACCCCTATGGAAATCCCCGAGCAGTGGCGGGAGATCGAGGCGCTGCTCAAGGTGCCGGACGACCTGGCGCTGATGGCCCTGTACCGTCTGGGGTACGTTCCTGAGACCATCTCCCGCCCGTCGATTGACTGGTCGAGCCGCCACCGCAAGCGGCTGGACCAGTACGTGTTCCGGGAGGACTGCACCACGCCGGAACACGGGTGA
- a CDS encoding HNH endonuclease signature motif containing protein: MRAKRYVLQTVRPPGWGVLTLAAQLARLKLPRKRGWYPRTLNRETGRMEYVHRQVAAQVLGRPLLPGEVVHHANADRQDFRRENLRVLPSQRHHMALEHLERKAKVGVVPLFDYDEMLGLGSG; this comes from the coding sequence ATGCGCGCGAAGCGGTACGTCCTTCAGACCGTCCGCCCACCCGGCTGGGGAGTGCTGACCCTCGCGGCGCAGCTCGCACGCCTGAAGCTGCCCCGGAAGCGGGGGTGGTATCCGCGGACACTGAACCGGGAGACCGGCCGCATGGAGTACGTGCACCGCCAGGTGGCCGCCCAGGTTCTGGGCCGTCCCCTGCTCCCCGGCGAGGTGGTTCACCACGCCAACGCCGACCGGCAGGATTTCCGGCGAGAGAATCTGCGCGTGCTGCCCTCCCAGCGGCACCATATGGCCCTGGAGCACTTGGAGCGCAAGGCCAAGGTCGGGGTGGTGCCGCTCTTCGACTACGACGAGATGCTGGGACTCGGAAGTGGCTGA
- a CDS encoding zinc ribbon domain-containing protein, translating into MMTCPNCEHQTDANLNFCMHCYQQTKCIKCKNTLVKGAPRCLHCGESLVGSGAQASTQNTVHLEEKSERKGENYSNYRRLTISANDDAIPGFANALSGSLGAVHQPQRTITAETRRQQALPVAQQDGAPTASEEAIEEAEEVHVPQVLAPTPELKQIGELFDRNSSGVIVSKEPDFKGKTQKEQQVRFTLLFAYAHEHLGGGGVSREIIYAAARARNIFDANLGRYMPTILREHFYEDSEGIYKLNRAGTESVKGYIAEIFDPEIPAGRSYWESSSKPPRPRSSIGKSDQKLVEEWLAIPSKFDGLDVRFITKTVDHVVFAIWLITRGLDVVKSVAPSVAFDYYKKKFETINIDYKQFGREISRETMRQLLEQTADRKYYPKQEADALVEGWLMERGITAPYREG; encoded by the coding sequence ATGATGACCTGTCCGAATTGCGAGCACCAGACAGACGCGAACCTAAACTTCTGCATGCACTGCTATCAGCAGACGAAGTGCATCAAGTGCAAGAACACTCTGGTTAAGGGCGCACCCAGATGCCTGCACTGTGGGGAATCGCTTGTTGGCAGCGGGGCGCAGGCGAGCACGCAGAACACGGTGCACCTGGAGGAGAAGTCCGAGCGCAAAGGAGAGAACTACTCCAACTATCGGAGGCTGACCATCAGCGCCAACGACGACGCCATTCCAGGATTCGCCAACGCCCTCAGCGGCAGTTTGGGCGCCGTCCACCAGCCGCAACGGACCATCACCGCCGAGACCAGGAGGCAGCAAGCCTTGCCGGTCGCACAGCAGGATGGGGCGCCTACCGCTTCTGAGGAAGCGATTGAGGAGGCTGAGGAGGTGCACGTGCCACAGGTGCTTGCGCCTACGCCTGAACTCAAGCAGATCGGAGAACTCTTCGACCGTAATTCCTCAGGGGTCATCGTTTCCAAGGAGCCAGACTTTAAGGGGAAGACGCAGAAAGAGCAGCAGGTCCGCTTCACACTGCTGTTCGCCTATGCGCACGAGCACCTCGGGGGCGGAGGTGTGTCGCGGGAGATCATCTATGCTGCCGCGAGGGCGCGCAACATCTTCGATGCAAACCTCGGCCGCTACATGCCGACTATTCTCCGCGAGCACTTCTACGAGGACTCGGAGGGCATTTACAAGCTGAACCGCGCAGGAACCGAGTCTGTGAAGGGATACATTGCTGAAATCTTCGACCCTGAGATTCCAGCAGGGCGGTCCTACTGGGAGTCCAGCTCGAAGCCACCACGGCCGCGTTCCTCCATCGGCAAGTCGGATCAGAAGCTGGTGGAGGAGTGGCTCGCAATCCCATCCAAGTTTGATGGACTGGACGTTCGGTTTATCACCAAGACGGTTGACCATGTAGTGTTTGCAATCTGGCTCATAACACGCGGCTTGGATGTCGTCAAGTCGGTTGCACCATCTGTCGCCTTTGACTACTATAAGAAGAAGTTCGAGACGATTAACATCGATTATAAGCAGTTCGGCCGCGAGATCAGCCGGGAGACCATGAGGCAACTGCTGGAGCAGACAGCCGACCGGAAGTATTACCCGAAGCAGGAAGCGGACGCACTCGTCGAAGGTTGGCTAATGGAGCGGGGCATTACGGCGCCCTATAGGGAAGGATGA